The window AACGAGCTTGCTCATCCTTCCAATCGCTAACGGAGCCTTCAATGCGAAGGACTTGAGCATCTTCCAAAGTAAAGCCTAGCTCTTGTAATTCTTCTACAAAGCGCTCACAGTCCATGCGATGACGTGTAATTTTACCTTCCATATCAACAAGGCGACCTTGCACCACTTTGTAGCGTTGATTCAATCGGTCTTGCTCACTGAGGATAGATTCCATTTCCTCGCGCCCCGTAGATGTTTTATCATAAGCTTCATCGCGAAGGGCACGTAATCGTTCAACCTCAGCCGTAGCAGAGGTCAACTCTTGTTCTGCAACTTCCTGAGCCAGAGGGATATCCTCTTCATAGCGTTGTGTAGTACTAACTAACAAATTACGAAGTGGTGTTAAGCGCTCAATAATACTAGAAATAGACTGATTACGCTGTTCACGTTGTGATTCCCGTTCCTGAATGGTATGTCGCAAGGTATCACAAGTAAGGCGAGCTTCTGTAAAAGCTTCATACGCCTCTTGTTGCACCTTTTGCAACACGGTTAATCGACCCATCAACGCCCCTTGATTACCATCCATACCATGATCCTCTTGCAAGGAAGCTAATGCTGTTTCTTGATCTTTCAAGTTAGCTGTTGTAGTAGCCAAATCAATATCAATTTGTACTAAACGTTGCTCTTCTTCATGGAGAACACGTTTCTTACGATCCAGCTGATTTTGTATATTTTGTACCTTTGTTTCACTAGCCACATAGAGTAAGTTCGTATGTTGATAGCTTTCATCAAGAGTCGCTTGATCCTTTTCAGTCTCTTCAACCCGTTTTTCAAGGCTTTCTAAGTTAGCTATTAAGGAGCGAATTTGTTCTTCAATTTGTACCAGTTCTTGTTCAAGACTAGCAGCCTCTTCCTTGCGGCTCAATACAGAAGCACGCTTACGTTTTGTGGCACCACCGGTTAGAGAACCACCAGGTTGAAATTGTTCCCCTGTAAGAGTTACGATGCGCAATTGCTGATTGTATTTTTTCTGTAATCCAATAGCATCATCCATGGAGGATACTACTAAGGTACGGCCCAATAAATACTGGAAAATATGAGCGTACTTATTATCAAAGGAGATACAATCAACAGCAGTGCCTAATACACAGCTTTCATTTAGAGCCGGTGTATCATAAGGTTTTCCTTTTACAGAATCCATAGGCAAGAAGGTTACGCGACCACCTTGGATAGATTTCAAGTAATTTACACCCTCAGCCGCTGCACGAGCCGTAGTAGTTACAACGTGGTTAACACTGCCGCCTAATGCCGTTTCAATAGCCGTAGTATATTTGTCCTCTACCGTAAAGAGATCACCAACAGCGCCTGTGATTTGTTCGCGCCAAGAACCTTTACCATTTAAGATATTCTTTGTACCTTCTAAATAACCTTCATGTTGTTCTTCCCATTGGGCTAATAGTTCGATACGACCTTTAACACGTTGCTCTTGGGTACGTAATTTTTGTAATTCTTTACGTTCCTCACGAGCTTGTATAGCTGCTTCTTTACCACCATCAACGAGGGCTTGTCGTTGTGCAGAAATAGCATTAAACTTTTGGCCTAGCGCTTCAAATTCAGAACGAGCGACTTGAAGTTCACTATCTACCTGTGCTATCTCAGATTCTAGAATAGCACATTGATTTTTGCTTTCTACCTTGCGAGCTTCTAAGCTTCGAATACTAGCCTTAGCCGTTTCAATAGCACTCACAACTTCTAATTGACGTTGCTCAAAAGCCTCTCGATTGGATTGCAAGGATTGAAACTTAGCTTGTTCTGACCTTACATCTTCAACAGCCTTTTTGTAGGTCGCTTCTAATTCTTCTAAATTAGACTCTTTCTCTACTAATTGAGCACTTTCATCTTGAATCAATTGATTTAAGATGCGCAATTGTTGCTCCTCGCCTTTTTGCGTAGCCTCTAGCTCGCTAATGCGCATAGACGTTTCATCTAATTCACGGCGCGCTGTTTTTAGTTGCTCTTCTAAGAGACGTAAGTGACCAGATAAGCGTTCTTCATCACGTTGCTTTTCAGTATACTGAGCCTCCCACAACTTAAGCTGTTCCTGCTCTTTTGACGAAGACGATTGCAATTCGTGACGACGAGCCTCTAATTTAGACAATTCAGTTTGAAGCTCAATTTCTTCATCTTTAAAGGCAATATTATCATTTTCAAAACGCGTTAAAAGACGATCAGAGGTTTTATAATTGTGGAAGCCTAATGCCCCATCATAATCGCGCTTTGCGCGGCTTAAGGTCATATATTTTTTAGTCTTTTCCGCTTTTTCAGACAAAGGTCCTAATTGCTCTTCAATGGTAGCCATTACGTCTCGTACACGCTCCATATTACGATCTGTACTGGCAATACGACGCAATGCATCTTCTTTATTGATCTTAAAGCGAGAAATACCTGCTACATCTTCAAAGATAAGGCGCCGTTCTTCAGGTTTAGAATTTAAAATAGCATCAATTCGGTTCTGCCCAATGATAGCCATGGAGTCTCTACCAAGACCGGTATCTGCTAGTAAAAGATGTATGTCCTTTAAACGACAAGATCGCTTATTAATGAGGAACTCACTTTCACCAGTGCGGTATATACGGCGTGTAATGGCTACCTCAGCCATATCTATATCTAATTGTTGGTCACTATTGTCAAACACAAGTGTAACCTCAGCAGCGCTCATAGGTTTGCGCTTTTCCGTACCAGAGAAAATAATATCCTCTGCTTTTTGACCGCGCAAATTACGGACATTGGATTCTCCCAATACCCATTTCATAGCATCCGTAATATTACTTTTACCACTTCCGTTAGGACCAATAACGGCAGTCATTCCTGGTGAGAATTTTACAATCGTTTTATCCGCAAACGATTTAAAGCCCTTTAATTCCAACCGAAGTAATTGCATGACTGCCTCCTTTCTACCAACAACCCTAAATAATCATATCTTTTATTATAACACATATTGCAGGCCATCAATACAGCAACGAACGGTATTTCTCGTGCGTTCTTCACACCATTCAAATGCATACTGCGGATACTGAATCTGAAAGTATTTAACGTTTCGATTATTAAGGCCTCGCACCTTAGATGTTAAGCATCTCGGATAAGAAATAACAATATTATGCTGTACTGCAATACCATTATTCCTAATATAATTTGTTCTATCATTATTAGTGTTATCTATATATCCACTATTATCAGCATTATAAGCACTAACTCCACTAAATCCTAGATTTTCATAAGTAGCGTAGTCAGTTAGATTAAAACAATCGTTACTTAGTGCGTACGTATACTGAGATGCATGCTCATCAATACAACGTTCAATTCGCTGCTTATACTGTTCGTTCACAACCAGCTCCCCCATAGCGGGCTCATATGGCCCCGCTACTAAGCTATTCCTAGAATCTAATTCTTCTGTACTTTGTAAACCCGTGCGAATGACTTCAATGCCATGCTGTTCAAACCAATCTTTTAAAAATGAACAATACTGTATAGCTAGCTCAGTACTTAGTGGTTTATATTCTCCAGCTCTATACTGTTCGGCTAGCTCTGTATTTTCTATAACTAGTACGGGATAGATACGTACAAAATCAGGTCGTAATGCGGCTACTGCAATGGCCGTTTCTATTATGGTTTGCCAAGTCTCTCCTTTTAGTCCCGGTAAAAGTTGAACCCCAACGGTCATATCACGATGTTTTAATCGTGTAACAGCCTCTACTACCTCTTGTGCCGTGTGCCCCCTCTTAGCATCGACTAAAATACCATCATTCATAGACTGCACACCAAGTTCCACAGTTTTTACTCCATAAGACTGTAATAATGTAATCGCTTCATCTCCTACAGCATCGGGCCTTGTAGAACAGCGTATGCCATCAATGAGGCCCTGTTGAAGCATTTCATAGGCAGGCATTAATAATTTATGTTGTAAATCTTTAATAATAGCCGTAAATGATCCACCATAAAAGGCAACCTCCCAAAACTTTTCATTCCGCTTTGTTCCTACATAGTCTTTGATTGTTTGTTGTATATATTCTGGAGTTAGGTGACTAATACCAGATTGGCCTGTAATACGAGATTGATTACAAAATGTACACACATAGGGACAACCTACGTGAGGTATAAAAAAGGGAATCATACCAAATGGTTTCATAGACACCTCCTCTTCTTATGTAAAAATTATTATTCATCTATTATTATATAGATTATTGTTCATCTATCATTATATAGATCATTATTCATCTACCATTATATAGATTATTACTCACATACTATATATTACTCACATACTATTATACAAAAAAAGCGCCATTCGGCGCTTTTCTATTTATCAGCCATCAACTTTTCTAAAGTCAATTGAGCCGCATGTTGTTCTGCAATTTTTTTACTTTTACCAGAGCCGGCCTCGTAAGTAACACCATTAATTTCAACCTCCATATGGAAGGTTTTAGCATGATCGGGACCACTTTCACTGAGCAAATGATAGACAATATGTTTATCCCCATCACGTTGCACATATTCTTGTAATAATGTCTTATAATCTTTGCCCCGCTTACCTTCTAAGGCTTGCATGATATAGGTAGTTAAATGCTTTAAAACAAAGGCCATAGCCGTTTGATAATCTGTAGAAATATAAATGGCACCGATGAGAGACTCAAAGGTATCCGCTAATATAGAGTTTCTATCGTTACCACCGGAAGCGCGTTCTCCATGACCGAGCAATAAATATTGTCCTAGTTGCAAAGAACGACTCACAGATGCTAAAGAATCCTCACACACTGTAGCGGCCTTAATTTTCGTTAAATTACCTTCAGCCATATCTGGATATGTCTTAAATAGGTATTCCCCAATAATAAGATCCAAAACAGCATCGCCTAAAAACTCTAATCGCTGATTGTGATGAATATGCTTTGATTTATGTTCATTCGCATAAGAAGTATGTGTAAAAGCACAATCTATAATGGATATATCTGACACAGGTATGTCTAAACGAGCAACAAGCTCATGAAGAGATTCTTCACGAGCTTGTGTTATCTTACTCTTATGCGTTTCGATAGTAACCATTAAGCTTCATAACGGCGAATGCAAAGTGTACCGTTATGACCACCAAAACCGAAAGAGTTAGAAAGTGCACATTTTACTTGAAGTTCACGTGCGCCTTCACGAACATAGTCCAGATCCAAACCTTCATCAGGATTGTCACAGTTAATTGTAGGGTGAACTTTACCAGTTTCAATCGCCATTGCCATTACGATAGTTTCAATAGCACCAGCAGCCCCCAATAAGTGACCTGTCATGGATTTAGTAGAGTTAACAGCGATATTTTTAGCGTGATCGCCGAACAATTCTTTAATAGCCAATGTTTCATTTTGGTCATTAAGGCCAGTAGATGTACCATGAGCATTGATGTAGTTAACGTCTTTAGGATCAATACCTGCATCTTTAATTGCTAATTCCATACATTTACGAGCTTGAACACCACCTGGAGCTGGTGCAGTGATATGGTAAGCATCACCATTGCTACCATAGCCCACAACTTCAGCATAGATATGCGCACCGCGTGCTTTTGCGTGTTCTAATTCTTCAAGAACTACGATACCAGCACCTTCACCCATTACGAAACCATCACGGTCACGGTCAAATGGACGGGACGCCTTTGTTGGCTCATCATTGCGTGTAGACATAGCTTTCATAGCCGCAAAACCAGCTACAGCAGCCGGAGATACCGCAGCCTCAGTACCACCAGCAAACATCACATCAGCATCTCCACGTTGGATGATACGGAATGCATCGCCAATCGCATTTGTACCAGAAGTACAAGCAGTTACGTCTGTAATAACTGGACCTTTAAGACCAAGGCGAATAGATACGCGTGCAGATGTCATATTTGCAATCATCATAGGTACTGCAAATGGACTTACACGGCCAGGACCTTTTTCGAATAATGTTTCATACACCTCATGGATAGAGTCAATGCCGCCTATACCTGTACCAACTACAGTACCACAGTGATCTAAATCTGCTTTATCTAAATCAAGATCAGCATCTTCACAAGCAAGAACAGCTGCACCGATAGCAAATTCTACAGAACGGTCCATACGACGAGCTTCTTTCTTGTCTACCCCATAGTTTGTAATATCAAAGTCTTTTACTTCACCCGCAATGCGTGTTGCATAGTCAGATGCGTCAAAGCGTGTAATCGGCCCAATACCAGATTGACCTGCCAATAACGCATTGTAGAAGTTCTCTTTACCGATACCTACAGGAGTCACTGCCCCTAAGCCAGTAATTACTACACGTTTTTCCAATTATTCCACCTCTTATAGCTATACAGCCCTTTAAATTAATCAATCTCTGCTACTTGCTGTTTTAATTGAGCAAAGATATCTTTAACTGGCATAATCCTATCGACTTTTCTCATATTATTGCCAGAG of the Veillonella parvula genome contains:
- the smc gene encoding chromosome segregation protein SMC → MQLLRLELKGFKSFADKTIVKFSPGMTAVIGPNGSGKSNITDAMKWVLGESNVRNLRGQKAEDIIFSGTEKRKPMSAAEVTLVFDNSDQQLDIDMAEVAITRRIYRTGESEFLINKRSCRLKDIHLLLADTGLGRDSMAIIGQNRIDAILNSKPEERRLIFEDVAGISRFKINKEDALRRIASTDRNMERVRDVMATIEEQLGPLSEKAEKTKKYMTLSRAKRDYDGALGFHNYKTSDRLLTRFENDNIAFKDEEIELQTELSKLEARRHELQSSSSKEQEQLKLWEAQYTEKQRDEERLSGHLRLLEEQLKTARRELDETSMRISELEATQKGEEQQLRILNQLIQDESAQLVEKESNLEELEATYKKAVEDVRSEQAKFQSLQSNREAFEQRQLEVVSAIETAKASIRSLEARKVESKNQCAILESEIAQVDSELQVARSEFEALGQKFNAISAQRQALVDGGKEAAIQAREERKELQKLRTQEQRVKGRIELLAQWEEQHEGYLEGTKNILNGKGSWREQITGAVGDLFTVEDKYTTAIETALGGSVNHVVTTTARAAAEGVNYLKSIQGGRVTFLPMDSVKGKPYDTPALNESCVLGTAVDCISFDNKYAHIFQYLLGRTLVVSSMDDAIGLQKKYNQQLRIVTLTGEQFQPGGSLTGGATKRKRASVLSRKEEAASLEQELVQIEEQIRSLIANLESLEKRVEETEKDQATLDESYQHTNLLYVASETKVQNIQNQLDRKKRVLHEEEQRLVQIDIDLATTTANLKDQETALASLQEDHGMDGNQGALMGRLTVLQKVQQEAYEAFTEARLTCDTLRHTIQERESQREQRNQSISSIIERLTPLRNLLVSTTQRYEEDIPLAQEVAEQELTSATAEVERLRALRDEAYDKTSTGREEMESILSEQDRLNQRYKVVQGRLVDMEGKITRHRMDCERFVEELQELGFTLEDAQVLRIEGSVSDWKDEQARLIAEIAELGPVNPNAVEEYEETKERYDFLTTQLADLDTAKAQLQAVIAEMDKAMSTQLYDVLDVVGRRFQEVFSQLFGGGTAQIVLTDPDNILTGGIDFYIQPPGKKRQQLTLLSGGERALTVIALLFSFLDYRPAPFCVLDEVDAALDEANVERFSSYLNRINKETQFIVVSHRKKTMEAAEVLQGVTMVERGVSRLLTVAFEDVKEDLA
- a CDS encoding elongator complex protein 3, with the translated sequence MKPFGMIPFFIPHVGCPYVCTFCNQSRITGQSGISHLTPEYIQQTIKDYVGTKRNEKFWEVAFYGGSFTAIIKDLQHKLLMPAYEMLQQGLIDGIRCSTRPDAVGDEAITLLQSYGVKTVELGVQSMNDGILVDAKRGHTAQEVVEAVTRLKHRDMTVGVQLLPGLKGETWQTIIETAIAVAALRPDFVRIYPVLVIENTELAEQYRAGEYKPLSTELAIQYCSFLKDWFEQHGIEVIRTGLQSTEELDSRNSLVAGPYEPAMGELVVNEQYKQRIERCIDEHASQYTYALSNDCFNLTDYATYENLGFSGVSAYNADNSGYIDNTNNDRTNYIRNNGIAVQHNIVISYPRCLTSKVRGLNNRNVKYFQIQYPQYAFEWCEERTRNTVRCCIDGLQYVL
- the rnc gene encoding ribonuclease III; translation: MVTIETHKSKITQAREESLHELVARLDIPVSDISIIDCAFTHTSYANEHKSKHIHHNQRLEFLGDAVLDLIIGEYLFKTYPDMAEGNLTKIKAATVCEDSLASVSRSLQLGQYLLLGHGERASGGNDRNSILADTFESLIGAIYISTDYQTAMAFVLKHLTTYIMQALEGKRGKDYKTLLQEYVQRDGDKHIVYHLLSESGPDHAKTFHMEVEINGVTYEAGSGKSKKIAEQHAAQLTLEKLMADK
- the fabF gene encoding beta-ketoacyl-ACP synthase II; the protein is MEKRVVITGLGAVTPVGIGKENFYNALLAGQSGIGPITRFDASDYATRIAGEVKDFDITNYGVDKKEARRMDRSVEFAIGAAVLACEDADLDLDKADLDHCGTVVGTGIGGIDSIHEVYETLFEKGPGRVSPFAVPMMIANMTSARVSIRLGLKGPVITDVTACTSGTNAIGDAFRIIQRGDADVMFAGGTEAAVSPAAVAGFAAMKAMSTRNDEPTKASRPFDRDRDGFVMGEGAGIVVLEELEHAKARGAHIYAEVVGYGSNGDAYHITAPAPGGVQARKCMELAIKDAGIDPKDVNYINAHGTSTGLNDQNETLAIKELFGDHAKNIAVNSTKSMTGHLLGAAGAIETIVMAMAIETGKVHPTINCDNPDEGLDLDYVREGARELQVKCALSNSFGFGGHNGTLCIRRYEA